In Gemmatimonadales bacterium, the genomic window GACCTATTTCCGGCGCGGCTTTGGCCTCAAGGGAGCGATCGAAGGGCAACGAGCGGCCGACTACCATAGTGCCATCGTCGATACGCTCAGGTCTGCCGGGAACCAGCTGGTCGCCGGGCACCTGACGTTCCGGCTGGCACAGGAATTCGGATTCTGCTACGGCGTCGACCGTGCGGTTGACTACGCCTACGAGACGCGCGCGAAGTTTCCCGACCGCCGGCTCTTCCTGGTTGGTGAGATCATCCACAACCCCCACGTCAATGCCAACCTCGGCCAGATGGGGATCACATTTCTCCGGCGGGAATCCCCGTCCGGGGACGACGGCAGGGTCACCACACCGGAATTCGATTTCTCCGGGATTACCGTCGATGACGTGGTCATTCTCCCCGCATTTGGCGTGACGTTGCGCGATTTCGAACGACTGCGGGCGATCGGGTGTATCGTGGTGGATACCACCTGCGGCTCCGTGCTCAATGTCTGGAAGCGCGTCGAGAGTTATGCCCGCGACGGATTCACCTCTGTCATTCACGGGAAGCACTATCACGAAGAGACGCGGGCGACAGCAAGTCAGGTGAAGCGCCATCCGGGCGGCAAGTATCTGACGGTCTACAACATGACCGAGGCTCGGCTCGTCTGCGATCACATCGAGCACGGCGGCAGCACTGATTCGCTGGTGACGGCACTGGGCCACGCCGCATCCGATGGATTCGATTTCGATCGTGATCTGGTGCGTATCGGAGTCGCCAAC contains:
- a CDS encoding 4-hydroxy-3-methylbut-2-enyl diphosphate reductase, coding for MESTYFRRGFGLKGAIEGQRAADYHSAIVDTLRSAGNQLVAGHLTFRLAQEFGFCYGVDRAVDYAYETRAKFPDRRLFLVGEIIHNPHVNANLGQMGITFLRRESPSGDDGRVTTPEFDFSGITVDDVVILPAFGVTLRDFERLRAIGCIVVDTTCGSVLNVWKRVESYARDGFTSVIHGKHYHEETRATASQVKRHPGGKYLTVYNMTEARLVCDHIEHGGSTDSLVTALGHAASDGFDFDRDLVRIGVAN